A part of Sinorhizobium chiapasense genomic DNA contains:
- a CDS encoding AraC family transcriptional regulator yields the protein MQDSEAYGDRFGDKFGLETAPVFITRTLRNAEIAVTEIRSDYPRIGLTDSIAREDGYLVGLQIRDYPHHEYWEDGRQAPLTSLRSGDSVFYDLKRDPLVLIDKPFHSMHFYLPRVALNAIADDTEAPQIGELAYQPGAGVPDPVIADLGLSLLGAFGRPEEVSRVFVDHVTLAVGVHVAHRYGGMRVLRRERGQLAMWQEKRAKELLEANLDGDISLRALAMECGLSRSHFTRAFRATTGVAPHQWLLQRRIERAKDLLHDTKQTIAEVALSCGFADQSHFTRIFTRVVGTSPHAWRQSVNS from the coding sequence ATGCAGGACAGCGAAGCTTATGGCGATCGGTTTGGCGACAAGTTCGGACTCGAGACGGCTCCTGTCTTTATCACGAGAACACTCCGCAATGCAGAAATCGCTGTGACCGAGATACGGTCGGACTATCCGCGGATCGGCTTGACGGACTCAATCGCTCGTGAAGACGGATACCTTGTGGGCCTTCAGATTCGCGACTATCCGCATCATGAGTACTGGGAAGACGGCAGGCAGGCGCCCCTGACTTCGCTCCGCTCCGGGGATTCGGTGTTTTACGACCTCAAGCGCGATCCGCTGGTGCTTATCGATAAGCCCTTCCACTCCATGCATTTCTATCTGCCACGTGTGGCCCTCAACGCGATTGCAGATGACACGGAGGCGCCGCAAATTGGCGAACTTGCCTATCAACCCGGGGCAGGGGTGCCCGACCCCGTGATCGCCGATCTCGGCTTGTCATTGCTCGGCGCATTTGGTCGTCCGGAAGAGGTGAGTCGCGTTTTTGTCGATCACGTCACGCTTGCGGTTGGCGTTCATGTCGCGCACAGATATGGCGGCATGCGTGTCTTGCGGCGCGAGCGCGGTCAATTGGCAATGTGGCAGGAGAAACGTGCCAAGGAGCTTCTGGAAGCCAACCTCGATGGAGATATTTCGCTCAGGGCACTCGCGATGGAATGCGGCTTGTCACGCAGCCACTTTACCCGGGCGTTCCGTGCGACGACGGGTGTTGCGCCACATCAATGGCTGCTGCAACGGCGAATAGAGCGAGCAAAAGACCTGCTTCACGATACCAAGCAGACCATCGCCGAAGTCGCCCTTTCATGCGGATTCGCCGATCAGAGCCATTTCACCAGGATATTCACCCGCGTTGTCGGCACGAGCCCTCATGCCTGGCGCCAATCCGTAAACTCTTGA
- a CDS encoding helix-turn-helix domain-containing protein translates to MAAKQSEILVSLVEAGVQGFRGADAPPAKGFVAAVPLPNREQAGAAGSVVGQEQSGIYIAVSDDLPRVSSVCCQGLRYLLFYFPTAALQVIALECGYDFTSDLGSAPFVRTSDDTFYRLASALEVAFAQTQETAKLFVDSVTRAAAVHLVASFGRKRDVTASKGGLAPWQVKRAREMLEANLQRSVPFSQIAAECRLSARHFSRAFSQSMGMPPQRWLIKHRVETAKRLLRNPDLSLPAVAKEAGFADQSHLTRVFSEWVGESPGSWRRSNMEAPAPHGEAG, encoded by the coding sequence GGTTTTGTTGCGGCCGTTCCGCTGCCCAATCGGGAGCAGGCAGGAGCGGCTGGTTCGGTAGTTGGACAAGAACAATCAGGGATTTACATCGCCGTTTCCGACGATCTGCCGCGGGTTTCCAGCGTGTGCTGCCAAGGCTTGCGCTACCTGCTGTTTTATTTTCCAACGGCCGCATTGCAGGTGATCGCACTGGAGTGCGGCTACGATTTCACGAGTGACCTCGGTTCCGCACCATTCGTCAGGACCAGTGACGATACCTTCTACCGACTTGCTTCCGCGCTCGAGGTGGCTTTTGCCCAAACTCAGGAGACTGCGAAACTGTTCGTGGACAGTGTCACGCGAGCCGCCGCGGTACATTTGGTAGCCAGCTTTGGCCGCAAGAGGGACGTCACGGCGTCAAAAGGCGGGCTCGCCCCATGGCAAGTGAAACGCGCCCGGGAGATGCTCGAGGCGAACTTGCAAAGGAGCGTTCCATTTTCTCAGATCGCCGCCGAATGTCGGCTCTCGGCACGCCACTTTTCCCGGGCCTTCAGTCAATCGATGGGCATGCCGCCGCAGCGTTGGCTGATCAAACATCGCGTGGAGACGGCCAAGCGGCTTCTGCGCAATCCTGACCTTTCGTTGCCGGCGGTCGCCAAGGAAGCGGGCTTCGCCGACCAGAGCCATCTGACACGAGTATTTTCCGAATGGGTTGGAGAGAGCCCAGGGTCGTGGCGGCGATCGAATATGGAGGCGCCGGCACCGCATGGTGAGGCAGGCTGA